In Candidatus Omnitrophota bacterium, the genomic window ACGGTTTTGACGTAGTTACCGCGGATGACGGATACGAAGGTTATGAGATTGCTAAGCAGGAAAGACCTGATCTGATTATACTGGATGTGATACTTCCTGCGGTGGACGGTTTTCAGGTTTCCCGGTTGATCAAAAGCGATATGTATTTAAAAAACACCCCAATTATTATGATGTCGGGATTACGCAAAGAGAAAGCAGACAGGGAAAGAGGCATTGGTTCCTGTGCTGTCGAAGCATATCTGTTTAAACCTTTCAAACACCAGGAATTATTAAAGATGATCAAGAGTCTTGTTATTAAAAAGTAGTTTAACTTAACCTTAAGAAAAGGTCAAAAATGGCGGCGAATAAACAAGTTCATAGATCTGTTGCAGAATATGTAGCAGAAAGCAAATTGATTACGGTTGAACAACTACAACAGGCCATGGAGGAGCAGGTCAATTCCGGGGAAAACCTATCGGCGATTTTGATCAAACGAGGTTATATTGACGAAAACATCTTAGTTAAGGAATTAAGCCGCCGGCTTAAAATTCCCCTTGTGGATTTAAAAACATATAATTTTGACTTAGAGGTAGTGAACATCATCAGTGAACACATAGCCAGAAAGCATAATGTAATTGCTTTATCCAGGCTGGATAAAGTTTTGACAGTAGCCGTCAACGACCCCACGGATGTTCTGGTGATTGATGAGCTTCACGCTATTACAAAATATGATATAACTCCGATGTTCGCAATTAAAAAAGAGATTGAAGAAGCAATATCCCGGTTTTATAATCAGCAGGGATCTCCGGCAATTCCGAACGCAGAAGGGGACATGGCAGAGGCGATATCGGCAGCGGCAGGATTTCAAGCCGAAGGGTCTTTTGAAGACGTTGACGAACTAAAAAGGGCGGCAGACAGCACTTCAGTAATTAGGATCCTGGATTCGATAATAAAAGACGCGGTGAGAAAAAACGCAAGCGATATCCATATCGAGCCGGACGAGAAAAGGCTTTTTATCCGGATAAGAATCGATGGAGTTTTGTATGAAACAACAAAGCTTCCCAAAGATGCGCAACCCCCGATTATTTCCCGAATCAAGGTTTTGGCTGATATGGATATAGCCGAGAGGCGCCTGCCCCAGGACGGCCGGATAGGAATGAAGGTGCAGAATAAAGATATCGAGTTAAGGATTTCTACTTTTCCTACCATTTATGGCGAGAACGTAGTAATGCGTATTTTAGACAAATCGACTGCATTGCTGGGGTTAGAAAAGCTTGGATTCAACGAAAATAATCTGATCATGTTTCGTGAAGCAATAAAGAGACCTTACGGAATAATTTTGGTTACCGGTCCCACCGGCAGTGGTAAAACAACCACTCTTTATGCCGCCTTAAACGAAATTAATTCAGCACAGAAAAATATTTTGACTTTGGAAGAGCCGGTAGAATACAAAATATCCGGAATTCGTCAGACCCAGGTAAATCCCAAAGCAGGCCTGACGTTTGCTTCGGGATTGAGACATATGCTGCGCCAGGACCCTGATATAATGATGATCGGTGAAATCCGGGATATGGAGACCGCTGAAATGGCTATTCGCTCTGCCTTAACAGGGCATTTGGTGTTTAGCACCCTGCATACCAATGATGCGATCGGCGCTCTTACCCGGCTTGTTGATATGGGGGTTGAGCCTTTTTTGATTTCTTCATCGATTGTCGCGGTGATGGCTCAAAGGCTGGTCAGGACGCTTTGTCCCAATTGTAAAGTTGCCTACAAGCCGGATGAGGCGTTATTGAAAAGATTAAATCTTTCCGGAGAATCGAAAGACTACGATTTTTTTCGGGAAGGCAAATGTAAGGAGTGTTTTAATATCGGATCTAAAGGCCGGACTGGAATGTTTGAATTGTTGGTTGTGACCGAGGAGCTGCAGAAGCTGGTGGTAGAAAAGGCCTCTAATGTGCAGCTAAAAGAGACAGCTATGCGCGGGGGCTTGAAAACCTTAAGGCAGGATGGGGTGAATAAAATTATTAAAGGAGTTGTTTCTGTTTCTGAAGCAATGCAGGTAATATAAAGTTGGCTAAGGGAGATTAACTAACATGCGGAAAGCATTAGCTTTTATTTTGGTATTAATTTTTTTAACAGGGTGTGCTACTCCGGTTCAAAAAAAGGTTAGTCTTACCATTAAAGATAAAAACCTTTTAAACCAATGGATGAAGATAGCGGATTTGTCATATCGCATTAGTGATTTCCGGCTTTCTTGCGAGTATTATCAAAGAATAATAAAAAGATATCCTGATTCCGAATCGGCCCAGGCAGCAAGAAATAAAATAAGAATACTACAAAAAATATTAAAGACAAGCGGAGAAACCGATTTTTAAGATTAAAAAGCGTTAACCTGTCTTAATGAAAATTATTAAAAGAAAACTTTTAGGGGAGCTGGGATTGATTATCCTGGCTATTTTTTTGATGTCCCTTTTTTCCCGGACCGGCCTGATGCAGGTCCTGGAATTAAAGGCGCTTGACTGGCGCTTTCAGCTGCGGAAAACAAGGCCGGTCAGCGATGAAATTATGCTTATCGGGATAGACGACCCGAGCATTGAGACGCTTGGCCGCTGGCCGTGGTCAAGGGGGCATCATGCTGCCATGATTAAGGCGCTCTCTGACCGGAAGTACCGGCCGAAGACAATCGGTTTTGATATCTTGTTTACCGAATTAAGCGAGTCCTTCCCGGAACGCGATCAAAGGCTGGTTGAGGCGACAGAAGCTGTTGGAAATGTGATCTACGCCTATTTTTTTGAAGCTGACAGGCAAAAAGCCATTCTTCCGTTTCCAGAGCTGGCCGAAGTTTCTCAGGGCGGATTTATAAATGCGCCTCCGGACAGAGACGGTGTTACCAGGTTTTCCCCTTTGATTATTGAAGTTGATGGTAAATTTTACCCTTCCTTAGACCTCCGGCTGGTTATGAACTATCTGGAGATTAGCCCGCAGGATATGCAGATAACCCGCGGTAAATATATCAGCGTAGAAAAAAGCCTTAACAACGCATTCAAAATTCCTATCGACAACCAGTTCAGGATACTGATAAATTATGCCGCAGATTTAGAAGGGTTTAACGGTTATTCGGCGCTGGGGATCTTAAAGGCCGCCGGCCAGCTGAAAAAAGGAGAAAAGCCCTGTATCCCTCTCACTGATTACAAAGATAAAATTGCTTTAGTGGGATTGACTGCTACCGGAACCACGGATTTAAGGGCAACCCCGTTTTCTCCCAAAAGCCCGATGGTCAGCGTCCACACCAATATTATCAATAGTATTTTAAAAAGGGACTTTCTTTTTCCGGTCAGCAGGTGGATAAATCATCTGATGTTTGTTTTGCTGGGTTTAAGCGTCGGGTTTATCAGCCTGCGGCTTAAACCATTAAGAAGCATCCTGACGGTCTTAGGGGTTTTGGCTTGTTATTTAGCCGTTAATTTTTACCTCTTTACCCGGCAGGGACTATGGCTGGCAATAGCTGATCCTTTGGCAGTAATTTTATTCGTTTATTTAGTTATGATCGGTTACCGCTATATCGTAGAGGAAAGGGAAAAGCGCTGGGTTAAAAAGGCCTTTGGCCATTATCTGCCGGCCAGCGTTATGGACGAAATCTTAAGTGACCCCGGCAAATTAAAATTAGGCGGAGAGAAAAAAGAACTAAGCGTGTTGTTCGCTGATATAAAAAGCTTTACCCCTTACTGTGAGCGGCATTCGCCGGAAGAGGTGGTGCATACGCTTAATGAATATTTTGACCGGATGACCGAGATCGTATTTAAATATAACGGGACTCTGGATAAATTTATCGGTGATGCATTGGTGGTGATATTTGGAGCGCCCTCAAAATATTCTCACCTTGACCATGCTAAAAGGGCGTGTCTTACTGCCCTGGATATGTCAAAGGAGCTTAAGGTATTGCAGGAGCAGTGGCAAGGGCAGGGAAAAGAATTATTAGATATCGGAATAGGGATAAATACCGGCGAAATGCTGGTCGGTAATATGGGCTCGAGTAAAATAATGGATTACACGGTCATTGGAGATGAGGTGAATTTGGCCTCCCGGGTGCAGGGCTTGACCCGGGATTATAATGTTAAAACTATTATTACTGAGGCTACTTACCAAAAGGTAAAGGAGATAGTAGAAGTAAGGCCCCTGGGGGAGGCTAAGGTCAAAGGAAAAGACAAGACCGTGGTTATTTATGAGTTGATAAGGTTGAAGCCGGAAGACAGGAGCCGGAAGTCAGAAAAATAAATATGTCTCAAAGAATTTGATTGTTGAAAAACAATAGCTATGATAAAATATAACAGAATTGGATAAATTATGGAAAAGTCCGGAAAAACCAATATCAAAATTATCCAAAAAAGGGTTAAAGGCCTTTCAAGTTTTATAGAAATCAGCAGGATTATAAATTCAACCCTGGATCTGGGAGAACTGTTGGGCATAGTTATGAAGATTGCTAAACAGGTTATCAGGGCAGAGGCAAGCTCGTTGATGTTGATTGACGAACAGGCCGGGGAATTGGTTTATGAAGTTGCCCTGGGCAGTAAGGGGAAAGAGGTCAAGAAGAAATTCAGGTTAAAAATAGGACAGGGAATAGCCGGCTGGGTGGCAAAATATCAAAGGCCTCTTTTGGTCAAGGACGTAACCAAAGACCGCCGTTTTTTTGGTAAGCCCGATCAAACTACCGGCTTTAAGACTAAGTCAATTCTCTGCGTTCCGATGAAGGTCAGGGGTAAGATCATCGGAGTATTACAGGCCATTAACCCCCTTGACAGGGAGATGTTCGATCAAGAGGATATTGACCTGTTTACTGCTTTTGCCAGCCAGGCCGCTATTGCTATAGCCAATGCCCGGATGCACAAGGATATATTAGAAAAGCAAAAGGTAGAACAGGAACTGGCTATTGCCAGCCAGATCCAGCAGAACTTTCTTTCCGGTACTTACCCGAAAGTGGATGGAATCAGCCTATATGCCCGGAGTATTCCTGCCCGGGAAATAGGGGGAGATTTTTACGACTTCATAAAGTTAGATAGAAACTGCCTGGGGATAGTGATCGGGGATGTTTCGGGAAAAGGTGTTCCGGCGGCGCTGTATATGGTTAAGACAATGACCGAGCTTAGAAATCAAGCCAGTCAGTTTCGCCAGCCGGACAAACTGCTTCATAGCGTTAATAATATCCTGGTTAAGAAAACCATGCGGGGGATGTTTGTTACCCTGATTTATATGGTATTAGATGCCAAGAAAAAGACGATCAGTTTTTCCAACGCCGGGCATCTTTCCCCGGTATTTTTAGACATTCCTTCCAGGAAAATCAGCTTGTTGGAAAAAGCCAGAAGCCTTCCCCTGGGAATACTTCCCGATGTTGAGTATACTAAAACCGAAATAGATATTAAAGGGAATAAGCTTTTGCTTGCTTATACCGACGGAATAATTGAAGCCAGGAATAAAAAGTCTGTTGAATTCAGCCTTCAGAGGTTAAAAAAGATGATCAAGAAAAAGGAAGCAGGGAGCCTGCCGGTAAAGGCCACGGTCAATTTCCTGATCGATGAAGTGCTTGATTTCTCCAGGGAGGTTGTGCAGCATGACGATTTGACTGCTTTGGCGATAAGAATAGTAGAGAGTAGAAAGAAAAACAAAAAAATTGAAAATGAATAAGAAGTTTGTGCCCAATGAGATTAAATTAACAGTGGCCAGCGATCCTAAATGGATGGCGCTGGTACGCAGCGTTGTATCTAAAATAGCGGCCAGGATGAATTTTAAAAGAGGCCAGATCAAAAAAATGGTTTTAGCTGTTGACGAGGCTTGCACAAATGTTGTAAGATATGCCTATCTTGGAAATAATCAGAAGGAGATTATTGTATGTTTCAGGATCTTTGACGACCGCCTTGAAATATTGATTAAAGATTTTGGCCGGAAAAGCGACCCGGAGACTTTTAAATCCAGAGATTTAAAAGACATAAAACCGGGAGGACTGGGAATCCATTTTATCAACAAGGTAATGGATGAAGTTAAATATGATACCTCACTGCCGGCGGGAACAGAGCTTTGTCTTGTGAAATATAAAAAGAGAAGAATGGAGAAGAGCTATGGAAGTAAAGATTAGGCAAAAGGGTAATGTAAAAATAGTGGATATAAAAGGAGAACTGGATTTATATAGTTCACCCTCGATCAGGAAAGAGTTTGACGGATTGATTAAAAAGAAGGAAAAATCTATTCTGATTAATTTAGAAGGCCTTACCTATATTGACAGCTCGGGGTTAGCTACTTTTATCGAAGCTTTACAGAAGGTCTCTAAGTACAAAGGAAATTTAAAGCTGGCGGGCCTGCGTAAGTCTATCAAAAACGTGTTTGAGGTTGCCCGGCTGGACAATGTATTTTCTATATTTGACAATGAAGCCGGCGCGGCAAAAAGTTTTTAGGGGAAAAGTAAAATGAAAGCACTGTTTGGTTATATCGGCCGCCAGGCCATTAACTTTTTAAATCACGTTTCCAGTATTTATCGTTTATTTCAAAAAGCGGCTTACTGGATTTTTGCCGCTCCGCTAAAGAAAAAGCCTTTCAAATCAAACCATGTGTTTGTCCAGATGGTAGAGATCGGCGTGGGCTCGATTCCTATCGTATTTCTGGTTTCTTTGTTTATGGGGATGGTCCTGGCGATGCAGACCGCGTATCAACTTCAGAAGATGGGGGCGCTAATGTACGTAGGAAGCCTGGTAGCTGTATCTATGACCAGGGAAATAGGGCCGCTGCTTACTGCTATAGTAGTAGCCGGCAGGTCTGGTTCGGCTATGGCAGCAGAACTGGGAACAATGAAGGTTTCTGAAGAAATAGACGCTCTGGAGACCATTGGAATAAACCCGGTCAGGTTTTTAATCGTCCCCCGGGTTCTGGCAATACTTGTTATGCTGCCCTGCCTGACTATTTTTGCTGACTGGATGGGGATGGTCGGCGGCTATATCATCGGAGTGGGAAACTTAGGGATTTCATCCGGTCTTTATATTTCAAAGACTATTGATGCCCTGGTGTTAAAAGATATATTCACCGGGTTGATCAAGAGTTTGGCATTTGCCGGGATTATCGGTGTGATCGGCTGTTATCAGGGTTTTATTGTTAAAGGCGGAGCAGAAGGGGTGGGTAGATCTACCACTACCGCAGTGGTGCTCTCCACCATACTGATTATCCTTGCTGACTGCGTATTTACCGCAATATTTTACTTTGTATTCCCCTAAAAGTAACATAGACTTCTTCGAAAGCAGCGAGTAGAGAGTAGAGAGCAGCCAGAGCGTTTAAAAAACCGTAAACTGTAATTCGTAAAATAAGAGGTTGTTATGGCGGTTATAGAAATTCGTAATTTAGTGAAAGACTTTGGAGCAAGAAGAATTATTGATAATGTTAGTCTTCAGATAGAAAAAGGCGAGACCATGGTTATTATGGGCGGATCGGGCTGCGGAAAAAGCACGTTGCTGCGGATGATGATCGGGGCGCTGAAGCCGGACTCCGGAAAAATTTTTATTAAAGAAAAAGATGTCACCTGCTTAAATGAGGATGAAATGGATGAAGCTCGTAAACACTTTGGAATGTTGTTTCAAGGCGCGGCGCTTTTTAATTCTATGACTGTAGGCGAGAATGTTGCCTTGCCTTTGCGCGAGCATACTAAATTAAACGATACGATTATCGGTATTATGGTAAAGATGAAACTCGAGCTGGTGGGATTGACCGGGTTTGAAGATTTGAAGCCGGCTGAGATCAGCGGAGGAATGAAAAAAAGGGTAGGGCTTGCCCGGGCTATTGCCATGGATCCGGAGATAGTATTCTATGACGAACCCGGAGCAGGCCTTGATCCGGTTATGGCCAGTGTTATTGATAAATTGATTATGGATTTGAGCAGGAAATTAGGCATTACCTCAGTGGTGGTTACTCATGAGATGGGAAGCGCTTTTCGGATAGCTGACCGGATGGCAATGCTTCATCAAGGCAGGATAATAGAGATCGGCACTCCGCAGGAAATAAAAGATTCAAAAAACGGAATAATTCAACAATTCATTACCGGCTCTCCTGACGGCCCGATTCCCCTAAGGAGATCGAGTAAAGATTATCTT contains:
- a CDS encoding adenylate/guanylate cyclase domain-containing protein: MKIIKRKLLGELGLIILAIFLMSLFSRTGLMQVLELKALDWRFQLRKTRPVSDEIMLIGIDDPSIETLGRWPWSRGHHAAMIKALSDRKYRPKTIGFDILFTELSESFPERDQRLVEATEAVGNVIYAYFFEADRQKAILPFPELAEVSQGGFINAPPDRDGVTRFSPLIIEVDGKFYPSLDLRLVMNYLEISPQDMQITRGKYISVEKSLNNAFKIPIDNQFRILINYAADLEGFNGYSALGILKAAGQLKKGEKPCIPLTDYKDKIALVGLTATGTTDLRATPFSPKSPMVSVHTNIINSILKRDFLFPVSRWINHLMFVLLGLSVGFISLRLKPLRSILTVLGVLACYLAVNFYLFTRQGLWLAIADPLAVILFVYLVMIGYRYIVEEREKRWVKKAFGHYLPASVMDEILSDPGKLKLGGEKKELSVLFADIKSFTPYCERHSPEEVVHTLNEYFDRMTEIVFKYNGTLDKFIGDALVVIFGAPSKYSHLDHAKRACLTALDMSKELKVLQEQWQGQGKELLDIGIGINTGEMLVGNMGSSKIMDYTVIGDEVNLASRVQGLTRDYNVKTIITEATYQKVKEIVEVRPLGEAKVKGKDKTVVIYELIRLKPEDRSRKSEK
- a CDS encoding response regulator; its protein translation is MKKRKILIVEDYRDLQELLKSSLEHDGFDVVTADDGYEGYEIAKQERPDLIILDVILPAVDGFQVSRLIKSDMYLKNTPIIMMSGLRKEKADRERGIGSCAVEAYLFKPFKHQELLKMIKSLVIKK
- a CDS encoding GAF domain-containing SpoIIE family protein phosphatase, whose protein sequence is MEKSGKTNIKIIQKRVKGLSSFIEISRIINSTLDLGELLGIVMKIAKQVIRAEASSLMLIDEQAGELVYEVALGSKGKEVKKKFRLKIGQGIAGWVAKYQRPLLVKDVTKDRRFFGKPDQTTGFKTKSILCVPMKVRGKIIGVLQAINPLDREMFDQEDIDLFTAFASQAAIAIANARMHKDILEKQKVEQELAIASQIQQNFLSGTYPKVDGISLYARSIPAREIGGDFYDFIKLDRNCLGIVIGDVSGKGVPAALYMVKTMTELRNQASQFRQPDKLLHSVNNILVKKTMRGMFVTLIYMVLDAKKKTISFSNAGHLSPVFLDIPSRKISLLEKARSLPLGILPDVEYTKTEIDIKGNKLLLAYTDGIIEARNKKSVEFSLQRLKKMIKKKEAGSLPVKATVNFLIDEVLDFSREVVQHDDLTALAIRIVESRKKNKKIENE
- a CDS encoding STAS domain-containing protein → MEVKIRQKGNVKIVDIKGELDLYSSPSIRKEFDGLIKKKEKSILINLEGLTYIDSSGLATFIEALQKVSKYKGNLKLAGLRKSIKNVFEVARLDNVFSIFDNEAGAAKSF
- a CDS encoding ATP-binding protein, encoding MNKKFVPNEIKLTVASDPKWMALVRSVVSKIAARMNFKRGQIKKMVLAVDEACTNVVRYAYLGNNQKEIIVCFRIFDDRLEILIKDFGRKSDPETFKSRDLKDIKPGGLGIHFINKVMDEVKYDTSLPAGTELCLVKYKKRRMEKSYGSKD
- a CDS encoding ABC transporter ATP-binding protein; its protein translation is MAVIEIRNLVKDFGARRIIDNVSLQIEKGETMVIMGGSGCGKSTLLRMMIGALKPDSGKIFIKEKDVTCLNEDEMDEARKHFGMLFQGAALFNSMTVGENVALPLREHTKLNDTIIGIMVKMKLELVGLTGFEDLKPAEISGGMKKRVGLARAIAMDPEIVFYDEPGAGLDPVMASVIDKLIMDLSRKLGITSVVVTHEMGSAFRIADRMAMLHQGRIIEIGTPQEIKDSKNGIIQQFITGSPDGPIPLRRSSKDYLKDLMGG
- a CDS encoding ABC transporter permease; the protein is MKALFGYIGRQAINFLNHVSSIYRLFQKAAYWIFAAPLKKKPFKSNHVFVQMVEIGVGSIPIVFLVSLFMGMVLAMQTAYQLQKMGALMYVGSLVAVSMTREIGPLLTAIVVAGRSGSAMAAELGTMKVSEEIDALETIGINPVRFLIVPRVLAILVMLPCLTIFADWMGMVGGYIIGVGNLGISSGLYISKTIDALVLKDIFTGLIKSLAFAGIIGVIGCYQGFIVKGGAEGVGRSTTTAVVLSTILIILADCVFTAIFYFVFP
- a CDS encoding ATPase, T2SS/T4P/T4SS family, producing MAANKQVHRSVAEYVAESKLITVEQLQQAMEEQVNSGENLSAILIKRGYIDENILVKELSRRLKIPLVDLKTYNFDLEVVNIISEHIARKHNVIALSRLDKVLTVAVNDPTDVLVIDELHAITKYDITPMFAIKKEIEEAISRFYNQQGSPAIPNAEGDMAEAISAAAGFQAEGSFEDVDELKRAADSTSVIRILDSIIKDAVRKNASDIHIEPDEKRLFIRIRIDGVLYETTKLPKDAQPPIISRIKVLADMDIAERRLPQDGRIGMKVQNKDIELRISTFPTIYGENVVMRILDKSTALLGLEKLGFNENNLIMFREAIKRPYGIILVTGPTGSGKTTTLYAALNEINSAQKNILTLEEPVEYKISGIRQTQVNPKAGLTFASGLRHMLRQDPDIMMIGEIRDMETAEMAIRSALTGHLVFSTLHTNDAIGALTRLVDMGVEPFLISSSIVAVMAQRLVRTLCPNCKVAYKPDEALLKRLNLSGESKDYDFFREGKCKECFNIGSKGRTGMFELLVVTEELQKLVVEKASNVQLKETAMRGGLKTLRQDGVNKIIKGVVSVSEAMQVI